In the genome of Rhopalosiphum padi isolate XX-2018 chromosome 1, ASM2088224v1, whole genome shotgun sequence, the window ataaattaatttttttcatgttgaaCATGATATCCAAAATCCGTAGACAAATTATGGATACAAAACAAGCATATGTctgtaaaaatatcttattcAGAAATAAACCTATTAGGGATAACATCATAGAACCTATAAAACCTGCACCCCCTAGGCACTAAAATGCGAGGGCACGCAATGCCTGGCCTCGCGTATATGCAAAACATGGATATTTATAGAACAGTCATGGCCTGatagtaagtaggtacctacctatacatgcCAAATTAAATTAGCATCtataataacacattatgtATGTACACGTGTCACAACAgacttgtacattttaaaatgtaacatattatattattttttagtgtatttttttttacagcctTAGGTCTATTAATTAATGCTCTTTATTACTCATTACGATTACGAGTATGtttctatttatataactacTAATGTCCCATATTCAGGATATTATTCTTGAAATTcttttaggtaataataataattgatagatACTTTATGTTGTGACCACCCAATAACGcattaatatatgataaatcaattaattttattttcgtaaataagatattacaaaaaatactcccttttaatttgttttcttaaaCAACTTTgagattgtttttaaaaataatttaaaaaaaaattaaattaatttttagaaaaccaaaagtaataattttaaaataaataattaaaaaacatttcaagTACCCAAGTCAGCTGTTATAAAGCAAATGTTGAGGATTTCTCTTTAATAATATCTCTAAACTATCGATATGACTAgaactatatagtttatttttaaataattcaattgtaaagttgtaacataataatttaatatcgaaCAATtcgtaaacattatttttatcaaataaaatttcatcAAGCAATTCAATTCTTTAAGTTTGCAAAAATTATTTCTCTTGTCCTGCTCACGCAAGTGTGTATGGCCGAGCCTTGACCTTTGGCTGTTATAGGTAGACACGCAAATCGTCAGTTAGTAACACTAAATATTGTGTACTTACAATCAAGAtcaagattttttattattattattaaccttttaaataggttataattttattttgaatatgtttttttttttagaaaacctAAAATACAAGAAGTTATTCTTCTTACAGTTGAAGAAACTAGAGTAATACCAATAGATTTAATCAATTCAGAAATTCTAACAAATGGAAATGATTCCGTGTTTGAAGGGGTAAATAACAGAATAAAAGAAGAACAGACAGAACAGACAGAAATAAAAACAGAAGATTCTCTTGTTGATgcaaatgtaaaacaaaatgataaagAAGATGATGAAgttgaagaaaaaaaagatgAAGAAGAAGTTGAAGAAAAAAAAGTCGAAGAAGTAAAAGTCGAaggagaagaagaaaaaaaatctgaCGAAGAATTAGAAGAAGGAGAAGAAATTGCTGAAAAAGAAAATGACGAAGAAAATGAAGATAAAAGTGGTGAAGTAGAAgagtaaatatcaaattatgtaaacaatttaaaggatggctcaaaaatatatttaatacattttataaaaagaaaaagctatttaaaagatttatatattagtgggattaataattttatacattatatttttttataatatattatatagataaaaattgcattaaagtgtataatatatatgatatttacatattatatacttaattaataatagctTAGCTaggaagtttttttaaaaaaatgtatgtgattaaattattttataatgcaacaatgtattgttattttattatattatatacaattttaagattacatttttatactaaataaaaaaaaatgtaagttttaatCTACTTTAAACAttgaacttattaaaaaattcagcAGGACACAAATGGGTAGGTATTTGCCACTTGAAAAGGCACTGTTGGCCTAGACTccatagatttttattatttttaaatcgagataaaattaataatattatttcttaaagttttaaagttaagtataattatatgaaatataataattttataaaatcggaAATAATTCTTTGTACGTTGActtctatatataattttaattacctatttacatAGTAAAAAGCAAAATCTACGGAAGaacaatcaattattaattactatttataaatgagCTGGTCAAAATGTTGCGTTTTTCTAGTAAAACCTGAAACATCAGcactgtattaaaataaattaaaattattatactattttatttaaattattgctttttaatatattttatagcatatGTTTTGTCATTTTTGAGCGCAAAGTATCATAAACAACCTAACCCTATTATTTGTTTAGAAGTTGTAACTTGTATGTACGTATAGTATGTCATAATGGATACcgatttaatcatttataataggtGATTTTATGTTTCTAACAATAAGTCATGGATTAACGCCATGCTAAACATCGTTAtgccataataaataaatcgatttattagtaaaaaattgttactatattatttaataacacaatttttCCAGGACAATAAATTTCATgcgtatcaatattattatacttagactacagaataataaatacagATTCCTTTATTTTCACTATGCCGTTAATGCCTAATGGTTAATTTTGTAACAGACGTGTGCCGGGTGTaagactttaatttttataaacattaattactattaatctATCGTCCAAATTATTATAACCGAACAAACATAAAAAGTTTACAGTGTAGGTATAGTCGACTGCCTACCCCGTGTGAGAACACATGCCAATATGATTTACAAGAAGTATTGAATACGACTAAAAATTACATCGtatgataatttagtaatatgaaTACTATACTGTAAGAACTTTGCCTAACCAATCGTATAATTTCATTACACTTTAAGtggataaaaactaaaaatagttgGTTCTTTTGGATGAAACCTTTCAAAATAAGGACCCAAAAACTAtcgataatttgaatttttttcttttaatacaaGGCGtccatcataaaaatattcaataaaactcCGAAAGTCTTCAACCGATTAATACTAGTTTACCATGATATACGGTATCCAGCGTAATCTATATGACTACGCgtcattattactataaattataatatatttaaaattacaaaaaaaaattgaaacattctTTCTaacagatataaaataatgagtattgCAATTTTTGTCAAGCCTATTTAATCCAGTGTTAATGTCATGTGTTCTACTATAAtaaggaaaatattaaaaacgatatatgatatatatctgTTCTTGTATAATGTGCCCACTAATAGCTTaacttaattaaacaaaaaaggcATTAAGTAGGATGTACTGATTTGTGTAACAAATTtagatttgttttatataaattgactcGCATTAAAAACAAGAAAGCTTTAGTGAAAgctagtaaatatttatacaaacataataatttaaaagtagaaTTTGGTAAGTGACTATTATGTTTAAATGATGAAGGGTGAAAATAATGTCGTCAACCAAAATACTGCATTTTTCTCAGACTGGCTGAATAATAGAGCATGACAGTCAACGGAAATTAACTCGGTTATCCATAGATCACGGTAAATCTACAATGTGAACCGCGATCGTTGAAGTTATACGCGGTCGAGTTAATACCTTCGTCCATAATATTGTAGAGTAACTGACATTTTCCGTTGGTCAGTGAGTAATCGCCAACCATGTTTCTTCACGTCCGATTAACAATGATTATTCTAAGACCGACCAATgataagtataaactataaggtATACTCGCGAAAAGGTTAGGTAACCGTGATGCATAATTTGCAAACCTTCAGTCCGGAGAAAACGTGATCGTCGCTGGCTTATATATCTCCGCGTCAGTCGTACCGATCAATTCTCAATTAAAAAGTTTTCTCAAGAAAATCGTGACTTTGTAAACTAATGGGGATTTTTACACTTTTCTACTTAAGAGCCTTATAGAAAATCAACAACGtgcaaaacatatattattgtataataacatttacagTTTACCTATGTTTTATAGAAATGCAATGACACTATTAGTATCTAAGCATTCTAGGTCCAAATTTGTAACGGTTGATGTAGCACTCCATTTTTTAGGAAAGCATAAagatataaatacctattttattttatccatacttaaaaataaattgcagttaaatttaatattataatacgtatctttattactatatttgataaaacaaatatttataaaaaaaaataagaattttattatCCTCAAagcttattttaaactaaaaaaattatataaaaataatttattttgtggttCTATTTTAtggcttattatatttttacattaaatttaaatacctatttaaaataacatacaaaaatGTACACTTAAAAACGTCAACTTTTGTATATTCTAACAGTTAATAATACCAAGACTCAAGACTGTTATGATATGCCCAATAGTATTATCTGTATATTCTGTCTGactcattattaattatgataaattattgttgttacctatatattatttattattgtagtgagaaataataaattaataatcaatctgaagtaataatattgcatacacAAGACGCCGTGTTacgttcaaaattataatatttggtgaCAAACGtgctaaaattaaatgttttacctACTAGATTATTTTGTACAAACCTAATCTCTGTGCATTCaacaactttattctttatAGACCACATTAGAAGTGAGATAATAACTCCGAACTCGGAACACTTGGAAAATGACCAACACCACTAGACTCGTTTAGCGTCAATAAGAGTAAATATACTTTCCCTTACGCTCATATTCTTTtcggaaatattatttattttttatataaagaacttacatattttttctcGGCGAGTCAATATAAAATAGACAAATAATCGTAACTACAGTGGATCAGAAGTGCCATAGATCacaattccttaatttttcctttTGGCACCGCGGATGAGACGACGATTACAACAGATTCAGTACAAGGATAGGAGAGTAAAGAGGTTTTCAGAACGAAACTCGGGAGGCAGACTCCAGTCGTATTAAGTAAAGCATCAGACTATATGAACGCATTGGACAGTATAGGTACGTCATGACTCGTGACATAACAGGTCTATCTTATTGCATCTAAtccagtgtttcccaactggtGTTCCGTGAAAAATttgagataatataaattaattaataatatttttgattttaattatgattCTAACACAGAGTAGCTCCAACAGGCAACAATTATATGGGGTTCCACAAAACGTCCAAGCTCCTTTAAAGGTTCCGTAAGTAAAAGAAGTTAGGAAACATTAATCGAATCGAATCTATTCGGGGTAatactattttgaaaatatatatttattatattttatataattttatatcacggggaaaataagtaatcaaaaatatttatgtataatattaacataataatatttgattttatagttaatacttgtatagttgtatttatAGACCTAACATAACTTATCTGCCTTCTGCTGGCCAGCAACATGACTAAACATGTAATATTCCCTATAAATGGCGATAGGTACTTCATTTTGTGTAAACCTACCATATATGTTACCTATATAATCTTTTTCTGATGATCTAACCgactgtttattaaataaatcgaaTATCGGATCGTATTCAAGGCTCAAGCAATTAGACTGGACCATAAAAAACGTTTTCACGTGAAATTTTATCTCTGTTGTTTGATATATCTCCTACTTTAGCTCAATAAGATAGGAGACGGAGATGAACTATACATGAAAAATTTACGTAAATTTTTTGTGGGGTAATTTACCGAGAAAAGTTTACGTAAATTCtgtaaattttgataattcttGTAAGTATATCACCATAGGGACACCCTAGGAACTTTTCACTACCTCCTTCATgaacttataattattgtatctaacgcttatttttattatttactgaataGTAAGATGTTCAcggtactataaatttaatgaatgactttatataagtaccttgcagtgtattattaacttttatatttatctattatctcGGCATTCAcctgtgataaaaaaaaaatcgtttcgaAATCATAAAACTATATATCTACCATAGTCATGATTCTCAAAacgaatttttaagttattatctgatgatgtaaagaaaataattacaaaaaatatcacAGATGCTGATATATACTCTGTTTGGAAGATTCTACCCTGGATATTTCACGGGTGATCAGTTGTCAGTTTGTATTCGTTACATAGATACATTAGGGGATGTATCAGAAAGGCTATTAGAAGTATGCCAGGGAAACAATAAAACTGGTTTAAGTGTTGcagaaaaaatgtatgaagTTTTGGTTGAAAATGATTTATGTGTAGACAATATTGCTTATACTAGTAGTATGTCTGGTACtgatagaatatataaattgtcATAACTGATGGGTCATATGATTCCTTTCATATCATGTTTATAGATTAAACGCATTTCTTGAGTATAGTTGTATTGCTAGTATTCTAATAGATGATTTTTCTTCTACAAATGAaaatctatacatattttttcagcTAGCACTAAGACAAATTCATGTTAAAATTAGCCACCatagaaaatatattgcaaCTTCGTAcctaatttttcaaaaacgaGATCTATAAAATTTGTGTGGgtttcattcaaaataataactaaaacttaacaagaaataattaatatgcaaaACGTGGACAAAAATAGTcgaaaaaaatactgtttgtaaatttttatataattttgacgaatttgtccaaatgcatataaattctGATTATgcctatctatttttatttttttaataatttaaaacatttataagaaaaacttatgttaaatattattttcaagcattttgaACTAgagaatcattattatttttggaaaaaaatgttaatttcaaataacttcgctctgatataaaattaatgaaaatatttcattcgctatctaaaaattaaaataattcatttttgtatgCAAGCCAGATAAAGTTCTTCCACGttctagttatattttatttcaaacctATTTCATTCAGTAATATTTCTCTTTTcatatttccattaatttaattttgcctTTGAAGGATAagaaaaatatgacaataatgaCATAAAAATTCATATCATCATCAACttcaatgattatttaaaattatactattttttaatttaattataaacacatttgtactatgaatataatatatagaatctAGATGATGCTATTGTGATACAGTAGCAGTGTCAGACAAAACTAAAATTGTCACATttgttgtgtataaaaaattaaaaagggtCTATTAAGAAGAAGACCTAGGCAAATGGACATCTTTGAAGATTGGCCTCAACATTTGACACTTGTatgaacatattaaataattaaattcctcAATTCACTcataatctaaaatgtatattacaattattagaaTTACTTGGATGAGACACTTACACAAGATTAtgatgtaaaaaacaaaaaaaaatacatattatacaactatatcaATAGAGTATtgcttaatttcttattaatttatatatcaatgGTCCATTTATATTAAGAGTACTTCTCGGCAGTGACCAATTTTTGTCCAGTTTAGTCAGTTAATTAGTAATAGAGAGCATCCTTCTTTaccaaaataatacatattattgttgtgtgaGAATAACACTGCAAAATTTAGGAAATTATTTACTGATGATTGTAGTTTACATATTTCAATGTTACTAGATAATTGCACACTGTACAgctgttgaaaaaaattatatattacaatgtaaaaaACTGTTAGGTGGTGGCAATGGtgatactacataatataccaaTGTCACCATTTTGCAAATATGTGCCGAGAAATACTCTTAAATCATAATGTAAATggacaataacatttttttaatgaagtataaattataaataatatttatttttatgagtagTTGATACgttattaaatttcttaatcagttaagttcaaaatattttgttgaattctTGTAATTAtgcaccaaaaaaaaaaagtaaaaagtaaaaataaaaaattggtaatatgaatgtatacttattttacttaataactaataagtatattttataccagttgtatattaattataaagatgCCAATAAGAAGAAACAACAATAATCTTATATACACTAAATAtagcgataaaaataaaaactcatcCTAAGAAATTCAATTAGATACACTACAAaaagtatatacctaaatatatatatgtgaatatatttaatCCATATTCTaggttttaacaatataaattaaatttattttaaaatgataggtGAATCACACTGGAGGGAGGATCACATCCATGAACTTCTTAAGATCCTTTatttcctataaaatataaataatacataaattaaaacttaagtatttattttagaaaactataataataatataattaatacctatttggaattaaaataaattaaattaaaaatagactgTTTGGTACTTTTGGGGAGGGGGGGGGTGAAGttggtaaaaagtaaaaattttccagtagttttcaaaagcatcaggaaaaaccctgaaaaaataacggaaaaacgggaaattttacgcataaccagttttagacaaaatcaattttattatgctataacacaaaaacgaatcattgtaaatacttgaaatttttaccaactgtttatattagcgttatctatttatgattaaatttaaaatttttttttgaaatgcctataAATTTGGCGtgccaaaaaatctttaaaatttaatataaggtttattataagttgtacttatcgtagtaaaaaaaaaaaataaaaactcgtttgtcacaatttttgtttataagcatttaaagttcaaatgtttacgaaatatatcaaaatcgcgaaaacttgcaagGAAGTTTGGAGTATAAAGttcgtaaaatttttgtgatttatagcTTAGGTTAAAacacccaatacaaggttatccataagttttccttcaaataactgtaaaaaaaaaattccagcatcaatatggaaaaaaatttatgagtgtatgaaatttaattttttacgaaattgcgtaaaataacgatatattacaatttaaatataggtaataatataatatatcctactaattatcatagACTGACAAAACATCTCTGTTCAGAAtcttttttcatatataatgatacctgtcattgcattcaaatttaacacatccattatagtgacctactctccatccctactatacagcagagcgatatccacttgcccaccttttgtAAGTTATTCTTCCCATGTATGttaatgagaataaaaataaaataaaaatattcaataaagagaagaatatattaaaatcgccatacatgtaaaataataataaatatataatttaatagaaagtcaatttataataaaaaagaaaatattatatgaaaaaaatataaaatcttactTAAAAAGTTActgttgatataaaaaaaaaaattaaaatctcaacaaaatatattctgaCTATTGAAAACTAGGATATATCTAGCTTAGATCATTTTTCAGTATGCCATCGGCAACACATTACATTGGAGGCAAAGtaattttaccaattttaagtttagtttcaataaatacaagaacattttttaaatatttccataagtaataaattatttaatcaataattttttctatttatcacatccactaaattaaataaattattcttttcttGAAGTGGATGTctacttatatatcataaatatatttttatattactagatGTAATTGATATATCTAAAGTAAATTAGGaatggatattattaatatatcatgtattaaattataaatcgagataattataatttatataaaataggtactaaacATGGTTAATTAAGGTTTGTGTGATGTGATGGTGACTGTTTTAAAAAGTGGATAAAAACTTTGTCACAAATGAATATGTATGATTAACAATTAacgaattaattgtttattaaaaaaatggttaGCAACATTTCAGTTTGgcaagaatttttattttggacACACAAATCAGAAACTCTGCAAAaccattttaagaaaaaaactgttaaataaCAGCCaagatatagatattttttatgaagtaaatacacttcataaaaaaaaaatattttgttaagtaaGTGCAACATAATcacataataaaattttatcatcCAATCAAAATAGGctgtttcaattatataatatctcaataaataatatatggattAACTTGGCAATATTTGTACCATATTTAGATAACtgattaaaaatttcataatacACTTGTTATCACCGATatgacaattaaaataattttgcatttaagttattatctctatcttcattttaaaaaataagcaaatgaagaattaacttaacttaaatataaataaaaccattattacttatattttaataatatttaagaaaaattatttttaaactattaactaaCAAAAACAATAGCAAATACATACCGCATCACATGAACTATGCATCATTCCTCGATATGTTTTCAATTCAGTATTTTTAGCAAAAGATTTGAGAATGGATGCTGTAAGTTGACCCCATTTTAGTGGTACAATTGGATCACAATCTCCATGACACTGCATTATTGGCATATCTTTGTTACTTATAGCAGCCTAAAAcacaatcataaatatattttatcaaaaacagaaataaattaatgattcttACAGCTGGAAAAGTTTTATGTAATGGTATCCAACATGATAGAGCCATAACTCCAGCTAATGGTTTGTCATAAGTAAAAGCTGAATACAAAGCAAGAGCTCCGCCTTGTGAAAATCCACCGAGGGCAATACGAGATGATGGTATATTGTAAACTTCTATCTCACGATCGATAAGTGAATGCACCATTTTTGCAGCTTTTTTAATTCCTTCATCGTCTTCTGGACCTGATTCATCTAATGTAAACAAATCAAACCATGAAGGCATTCGGAATCCTTGGTTTAAAGATACTGGCATGGGGGTCCTGttgagttatatttaaaaattacatattaaaatacagcCAACTAAAACAAAGAACTAAAATCGACTTACGCAGATGGACATATTACTTTCACATAAGCTTGTCTTACTCGAGTCATAGCTTCGGCCCAGCCATttctaagtaaaaaattaagataatatgataacaatttaagcgagagtatttaaaaaaaaaaacataaataataaacaaatttgatataaaataaataattaactaaatagaTAAGGAAATACAAATACTATGGGTAGTTATatctaatgtaatattaatgtatgaaaaaaagttaataaaaatctacaaaattcaaataattaacattttttcaagagaactttatttttaaaatattaaacaagttTTAAATTTCATCAATAGATGCAAAAAAGTTATACcgttgcaataatataataatccgttataaacttataactaacGATATGTCTAatgattattaacaataaaaaaaaaaatactatacccTGAATCTCCAAGACCATGAAGAAATATGACCTgcataacaaaaaatgtttaaatagtaaTGCAATAATTTaggttaatgtaaatatatgttaaatattattattcatatcaatttatagtcaattacatttaaaatggatacaaaaaaaacattttaggaatcataaaatgtatgtacctaGTA includes:
- the LOC132918185 gene encoding neurofilament medium polypeptide-like → MGCAGSNPLPASDTMMASATSDSRTVTADAPPMSDADKACSIVQKVVGSVNIDDVVKKIQDVGGSMENLVDETQEKFSSLFGKAEQQVEDVEKSVEEKVNDVTSTMPEKPKIQEVILLTVEETRVIPIDLINSEILTNGNDSVFEGVNNRIKEEQTEQTEIKTEDSLVDANVKQNDKEDDEVEEKKDEEEVEEKKVEEVKVEGEEEKKSDEELEEGEEIAEKENDEENEDKSGEVEE
- the LOC132931861 gene encoding acyl-protein thioesterase 1; protein product: MRFVDISMDLHNHKSSAVQKLALTQIGLIFSLFSVVNSSNNTFAYSVANMNQLNPVVISSSGKQTATVIFLHGLGDSGNGWAEAMTRVRQAYVKVICPSATPMPVSLNQGFRMPSWFDLFTLDESGPEDDEGIKKAAKMVHSLIDREIEVYNIPSSRIALGGFSQGGALALYSAFTYDKPLAGVMALSCWIPLHKTFPAAAISNKDMPIMQCHGDCDPIVPLKWGQLTASILKSFAKNTELKTYRGMMHSSCDAEIKDLKKFMDVILPPV